Proteins co-encoded in one Longimicrobium sp. genomic window:
- a CDS encoding DUF4097 family beta strand repeat-containing protein translates to MMGRVRPLAIALALVAGAALPATAQRFVLGTSATVYNLAGEVTVAPGSGNQVVVEVTRGGDDASQLRVNHTGGTLRVVFPGDRVVYPRMGRNSRSQLRVASDGSFGGALRARQVTVAGSGRGTRAWADVRVLVPAGRSVSVHQGVGRVSVTNVDGRVQVHGSSASVATAGTRGSLQLNTGSGSIQVRGAQGDVTADAGSGSVSVDGVRGSRVQLETGSGEVSATNLRAETVAVEVGSGEVNLSGIHARDVSVETGSGSVQLAMASDAQRVSVDTGSGSVTLGLPAGFGADLHVDTGSGGIDVEVPVTNRRTARSRFDGRIGDGDGRVVIDTGSGGVRVHRN, encoded by the coding sequence ATGATGGGACGTGTTCGCCCGCTGGCCATCGCCCTGGCCCTGGTGGCCGGCGCGGCGCTCCCCGCCACGGCGCAGCGGTTCGTGCTGGGGACCAGCGCCACCGTGTACAACCTGGCGGGCGAGGTGACGGTGGCGCCCGGCTCGGGAAACCAGGTGGTGGTGGAGGTCACGCGGGGCGGCGACGACGCCTCGCAGCTGCGGGTGAACCACACCGGGGGCACGCTGCGCGTCGTGTTTCCCGGCGACCGCGTCGTGTATCCGCGGATGGGCCGCAACAGCCGCTCGCAGCTGCGCGTGGCATCCGACGGCTCGTTCGGGGGTGCCCTCCGCGCGCGCCAGGTGACCGTCGCCGGTTCCGGCCGCGGCACCCGCGCCTGGGCGGACGTGCGGGTGCTGGTGCCCGCGGGGCGCTCGGTGTCGGTGCACCAGGGGGTGGGCCGCGTGTCCGTGACCAACGTGGATGGCCGCGTGCAGGTGCACGGCTCGTCCGCGTCCGTGGCAACGGCCGGTACGCGCGGCAGCCTGCAGCTGAACACCGGCTCCGGTTCCATCCAGGTGCGTGGCGCCCAGGGCGACGTCACGGCCGATGCCGGGTCCGGCTCGGTGAGCGTGGATGGCGTCCGCGGCAGCCGCGTGCAGTTGGAAACCGGCAGCGGCGAGGTGAGCGCCACCAACCTGCGCGCCGAAACGGTGGCGGTGGAGGTGGGATCGGGCGAGGTGAACCTGTCCGGCATCCACGCCCGCGACGTCTCGGTAGAAACGGGAAGCGGCAGCGTGCAGCTGGCCATGGCGTCCGACGCGCAGCGGGTGAGCGTCGACACCGGGTCGGGCTCGGTGACGCTGGGGCTTCCCGCCGGGTTCGGCGCCGACCTGCACGTGGATACGGGCAGCGGCGGCATCGACGTGGAGGTTCCGGTCACCAACCGCCGCACGGCGCGCTCGCGCTTCGACGGGCGCATCGGCGACGGCGACGGGCGGGTGGTGATCGACACCGGCTCCGGCGGCGTCCGCGTCCATCGCAACTGA